The segment CCTGTATTGGACTCAGTGTACGTTCCTGAGATGCTTCCAAAAGGTTAACACTGCCAGTCATATGTGGGAGGTAGTTTAAAGTATTTATAGTTCTCCTACCAATAGTTTACCAGATGGTTAAGAAATCTTGAATTTTAAAGCATGCTAAAATAAGCACAGCGATTTGAAGATTAACTAGTAAAGCACAGCTGAAGTTAAGGAAAAATCTCCTTGCAAATACATAAGCTTTCAAGCCCACACACATCTTTTTCAGATGTCAGGACCCTTCGAAGTACTGTGTTTTTGCATTTCTAAAGGAAAGAATTGTCTTCTCAAGAGAAACCATCTGTTGGCAGATTACTATAACATATGTGTTTGCAGCGCTGATAATAAAAGGTTTTGTTTCTCTTGTAGGTATGGCTGCCCTGCATGAGGCTGTGCTGGCAGGAAACCTAGAATGCGTGAAACTATTGGTTAAATATGGTGCAGACATTCACCAGCAAGATGAGAACGGCTGGACTCCCCTGCACATGGCCTGCAGCGATAACCATGCTGACATAGCCAGGTATGCTTCTCTTAGCCAGTGCatgttttctagcgaaaaaggtgccggtactcaaatgccaggccacccttcagggggtggggtgatcactaagggacccaccccacaatagccaggccccctgcaaccagtcacagaatctatgacaaggcagaattggtgtgtagagcttgacctctttcattaaaacttgaggttcatgggtcaattttagcagacaatggaaaaggtgccggtactcagtacccccaaataccccctcaaaaaaagccctgctcttaGCAGAGATCAGCTTGGTACTATGTCGGGCAATGTAATAAACCCAACTTCCCTATAAAAACATTGTCAGAGGCTGCCAGATACAaataatacttagattgtgaacccatttGGGACACAAAAGACCTGTACAGATATTTCTGAGTGAACCGCTCGCTCTATGCCTATCTGTAGGCTTCAGCGGTATGTCAAATGCATTAACTAAGTAAATAAGACTGGTAACTTgcttgcctggtgtgaaggtggtggacttCACGTGTTACCTAGATGGGATTTTAGACCATGCTAGGGAGGAGCCAGTGATGGTACATGAGTACCAGTGAcaggatagggagggagggaggttctggaagtcaaatgtatgattttaggtagaaagttgaaatgTGGGACATCCAGGTTGTGTACTCATAAATCCTccctcttccacatgcagctCGGAGAAAGATGATATATGTGTATAAACTCACGAATGTGGTGGGAAAGATAACAAGGGAATGCTGATTTACTTTCAAACGCTAATTGAGAGTAGGAGACACGCCATGAAGCTAATAGGGAGTACTTTTGAAACTTAATTGAAAGAAGTAGTTTCTTCATTCAGTGCACAAATAagttgtggaatttgttgctggaagatGCGGGGAAAGTTGCTAATGTACTGTAGACAGGTTTGTGGAGAACAGGTCAATAAACCATGATTAGCCAACTAGACTTGGGGAAAGGCATGGCTTATCCCTGTAAGTAACAAGGAATTAATCTACTCTGACCTGGATTAATTACTAGTGGAAGAGGATACTGGACTTttcatagacctttggtcttaaCCAGTATGGTATTTATACTCTTAATCATGCTCTCAAAGTAATGTCCTTTCCGTGCCTGCTTGGATCTCAGCAATTTAAGCCTCCTCAAGTTGCAGCCCTTTAGTTGTGACATGGGTGTCCTTGTGTTTTGCTTTAATGTTTCCCTCTTCCTGTTCTAGATACCTCATCTCTCTTGGAGCCAAATTGGATGTAACAAACAATGAAGGTGAGAAACCCTCGGATCTCGTTGACCCAGACTGTAAGGAGATGATGGAGCTTTTCACGCAAGATGGAGCAGACTAGGAAGAAGTGATTCCAGCATGATGGTTTTAGTGCCTCAGTCTGTTCTGCCTGTGACCCTTTTAGCTGGTGGGCACAGAGTCTTCACCCAAGCGCATTAAGACTTTTCCGAAA is part of the Microcaecilia unicolor unplaced genomic scaffold, aMicUni1.1, whole genome shotgun sequence genome and harbors:
- the LOC115459674 gene encoding protein phosphatase 1 regulatory subunit 27-like, yielding MKYYPARRPRHGASVRFKAARTVHFPNDIVFQDHIRQGDLEQVGRFIRARKVTLDTIYLSGMAALHEAVLAGNLECVKLLVKYGADIHQQDENGWTPLHMACSDNHADIARYLISLGAKLDVTNNEGEKPSDLVDPDCKEMMELFTQDGAD